Proteins co-encoded in one Macadamia integrifolia cultivar HAES 741 unplaced genomic scaffold, SCU_Mint_v3 scaffold_3A, whole genome shotgun sequence genomic window:
- the LOC122071646 gene encoding uncharacterized protein LOC122071646: MPLLVLSEANPRPQNAPFRFHRFWSEHKDFLHIVKSAWNGDKGCPIRNLSNKLKNLKPSLKAWAKLAFPNFDEELKVARNELEAVQNEIDTQGMDDVLFAKEADAKTRLLKVEESYDKLWAEKASLKWMKSGDRNFKFFHLSAKDLFQRIPEELNDSDWAMLESIPSIEDIKRAVWDSAPGPDGFPGRIPNGVNNNFLTLIPKVEGAQLLDKFHPICMANFYYKVLSKIMASRLSNLLPKLISEEQGAFQKGKIISSNVGLAYELVNLIYSSVRRGGMGIKLDV, from the exons ATGCCCCTCCTTGTTCTCTCTGAAGCTAACCCACGGCCACAGAATGCTCCGTTCAGGTTCCATAGATTCTGGTCAGAGCATAAGGATTTCCTCCACATAGTCAAATCTGCGTGGAATGGTGATAAGGGCTGTCCTATAAGGAATCTCTCTAATAAGCTTAAGAACCTAAAGCCTTCTCTAAAGGCTTGGGCGAAGTTAGCTTTTCCTAATTTTGATGAGGAATTAAAAGTGGCAAGGAATGAGCTAGAAGCAGTTCAGAATGAGATTGATACCCAAGGCATGGATGATGTTTTGTTTGCCAAGGAAGCAGATGCCAAAACCAGACTTCTAAAAGTCGAAGAGAGCTACGACAAGCTGTGGGCAGAAAAAGCAAGTCTGAAATGGATGAAAAGTGGTGATCGTAACTTCAAGTTCTTCCATCTATCGGCCAAG GACCTCTTTCAACGCATTCCCGAAGAATTAAATGACTCTGATTGGGCTATGCTTGAATCCATTCCTTCAATAGAGGATATTAAGAGGGCTGTCTGGGACAGCGCCCCTGGACCTGACGGTTTCCCTG GAAGAATTCCTAATGGTGTTAATAACAACTTCTTGACCCTGATTCCCAAAGTAGAGGGAGCTCAATTGCTGGACAAATTCCACCCTATTTGCATGGCTAATTTTTATTACAAAGTCCTTTCGAAGATCATGGCTAGTCGTCTCTCTAACCTCCTACCCAAGCTGATTTCAGAAGAGCAAGGTGCTTTCCAAAAGGGTAAAATTATATCTTCAAATGTGGGATTGGCGTATGAGTTGGTGAATTTGATATATTCTTCGGTGCGTAGAGGGGGTATGGGAATTAAGCTTGATGTATAG